A window of Argopecten irradians isolate NY chromosome 1, Ai_NY, whole genome shotgun sequence contains these coding sequences:
- the LOC138331883 gene encoding uncharacterized protein isoform X3, whose protein sequence is MVSSVEDAIMEDQNRNRHRVTPKELLVKSNPSLYAEVSINRQSNNMLSNRRWEIDSRSKDDSNVKQMSRLEAPGPSFPFLSRTSSMNNLHNYPTGKMLRKHHSHSNQDLSGVDRRDHNKYTAALHRQHNYSMEDLRHVSESDKENRRALHFPAIRRERTKTMAPSSFPGSDPSGVNLPNVRSDLSGPLQNGSHGEFRVNHSTKDNFRMNGKPFTQKMEKWFSEIPGEGYDDSRFQENSDSSKSSSQKEKHMNGPSRSQWKVPVLKPMQNIPNKYLELRNEINANGTVNKDTNINRDQYKLRQKYLLQLKMNAAAEERERHLSKLAAEFDHDSRQYTFNTDWCPPTEQNHRYTLEDLARARKQTGDGVRKIDIGEFAIDAYNIKPNSKFTFAHLNSNGLHGTSNDQSNSESVSSNDSGVQRTPERSDPSKTTIVNLEMSRSPKSNKTRHGHLESSSNDHNGLSSLKRPGNSAVTSNTDSSYDTKHSKGYGRSKTVLSKFKTLEVFGNDTKSNKIHEYPDQGKLMGSMLTTEENGSSGSKKPTKVPVYKLDLKAITRKSVKQCPENAENTRALSDNILIPTLSLEFRTGEVVVNRKSGIGASISARNKSPKRNLAQKSSAESESVHELVDRGAGSSYNPDRMGVGSHGTSTITPDIQSSLPNTQEQTGTPIPPPVSDKTSDKVPTPEAVDEGFINGDSPMGNVNDSGKETENKETLQDENNAEAHHVDITPPTELENENSQQIPDEVNEIKNKEYEIQEEMLMESTVQLTEQMPSDQNLGETIETDSKDPDVEAIDIGEIEDKKDIIEDENAEDIITKRDAATSVSTIHKTPRQPADTPIELGETPENDLEEKQNEESVIQEEGTEQNDATVGVVPGRSQSSNV, encoded by the coding sequence ATGGTATCCAGCGTTGAAGATGCTATTATGGAGGACCAAAACCGAAACCGACATCGTGTCACACCGAAAGAACTTTTGGTGAAGAGCAATCCAAGCCTCTACGCCGAAGTGAGTATAAACCGTCAAAGTAACAATATGCTTTCCAATCGCCGGTGGGAAATAGACTCGCGTAGCAAAGACGATTCAAATGTGAAACAGATGTCCCGACTGGAAGCTCCAGGCCCATCGTTTCCGTTTCTATCCCGAACTAGTAGTATGAACAATCTTCATAATTATCCTACTGGTAAAATGTTACGGAAGCACCATTCACACAGTAACCAGGACCTCTCCGGTGTAGACCGGAGAGACCAcaacaaatataccgcagcgtTACATCGTCAACATAATTATAGTATGGAAGACCTCAGACACGTGAGTGAGTCGGATAAGGAAAACAGAAGGGCGCTCCACTTTCCAGCCATTCGTAGAGAACGCACAAAGACAATGGCTCCAAGTAGCTTCCCTGGGTCAGACCCTTCTGGTGTGAATTTGCCTAATGTTAGATCCGATCTTTCTGGGCCGTTGCAAAACGGTAGTCATGGTGAATTTCGTGTGAATCACTCCACAAAGGACAACTTCCGAATGAACGGGAAACCATTCACTCAAAAGATGGAGAAGTGGTTTTCTGAAATACCTGGTGAGGGATATGATGATTCACGTTTTCAAGAAAATTCGGATAGTTCTAAATCATCTTCACAGAAAGAAAAACACATGAATGGCCCGTCACGATCACAATGGAAGGTTCCTGTGTTAAAACCTATGCAAAACATTCCAAACAAGTACTTAGAGCTTAGGAATGAAATCAATGCAAATGGGACAGTGAACAAGGACACTAATATCAACAGAGACCAGTACAAACTGAGGCAGAAGTATCTACTACAGCTGAAAATGAACGCAGCGGCCGAAGAGCGCGAACGTCATCTGTCAAAACTCGCCGCTGAGTTTGATCATGATTCACGACAATACACTTTTAACACAGACTGGTGTCCTCCAACTGAACAAAATCATAGGTATACACTTGAAGATCTGGCAAGAGCCAGAAAGCAAACAGGTGATGGCGTTAGAAAGATCGACATAGGGGAATTCGCTATCGACGCGTACAATATCAAACCTAACTCCAAATTCACATTTGCACACCTGAATTCTAACGGATTACACGGTACATCCAATGACCAAAGTAATAGCGAATCAGTAAGTTCAAATGACTCAGGAGTCCAGCGGACTCCAGAACGAAGTGATCCATCAAAGACTACTATTGTTAATCTGGAAATGTCTCGTAGTCCTAAATCAAATAAAACCAGACATGGGCATTTAGAAAGTTCTTCTAATGACCACAATGGTTTATCCAGCCTCAAACGGCCAGGTAATAGTGCTGTTACCAGTAACACTGATTCTTCCTATGACACAAAACATAGCAAAGGTTATGGCAGGTCAAAAACTGTGCTTTCCAAATTCAAAACGTTGGAGGTGTTTGGAAATGAtacaaagtcaaataaaatCCATGAATATCCTGATCAAGGAAAGTTAATGGGTTCAATGCTCACAACCGAGGAAAATGGAAGCAGTGGTTCCAAAAAGCCGACAAAAGTGCCAGTTTACAAACTTGATTTAAAAGCGATTACTAGGAAGTCTGTGAAACAATGTCCAGAAAATGCAGAGAATACTAGAGCACTTAGTGACAATATCTTAATTCCTACACTATCTTTAGAATTCCGAACTGGCGAAGTTGTGGTTAATCGGAAGTCTGGTATAGGGGCTAGTATCAGCGCGAGAAATAAGTCGCCGAAAAGGAATCTCGCTCAGAAGTCATCAGCCGAAAGCGAGAGTGTGCATGAACTCGTCGACCGCGGGGCTGGATCTAGTTATAATCCAGACAGAATGGGCGTGGGGAGTCATGGCACAAGTACGATCACACCGGATATTCAAAGTAGCCTCCCAAACACGCAAGAGCAGACTGGAACTCCAATTCCGCCACCTGTATCGGATAAGACCAGCGATAAAGTACCAACTCCAGAAGCTGTAGATGAAGGATTTATCAACGGAGATTCTCCAATGGGAAACGTTAATGATAGTGGCAAAGAAACGGAAAATAAAGAAACTTTGCAGGACGAAAATAATGCAGAGGCACATCACGTAGACATCACGCCCCCAACAGaattagaaaatgaaaattcGCAACAAATTCCAGATGAggtgaatgaaataaaaaataaagaatatgaaATTCAAGAAGAAATGCTGATGGAATCTACTGTTCAGCTAACTGAACAAATGCCTTCGGACCAAAACTTAGGGGAAACCATTGAAACTGATTCTAAAGACCCCGACGTCGAAGCAATTGATATCGGTGAAATAGAAGATAAGAAAGACATTATCGAAGATGAAAACGCGGAAGACATAATTACGAAAAGGGACGCTGCAACATCTGTGTCAACGATACATAAAACCCCGAGACAACCTGCAGATACCCCTATAGAATTAGGAGAAACTCCGGAAAATGATTTGGAAGAAAAACAGAACGAGGAAAGTGTGATTCAGGAAGAGGGAACAGAGCAAAACGATGCGACAGTTGGTGTTGTTCCTGGTAGATCACAGTCCTCTAATGTTTAA
- the LOC138331883 gene encoding uncharacterized protein isoform X1 — MATQVCFRPIPYRFPRRKRIRSLKAVTFKEKPEPAFHNSHPFPFDPGLDVTSPELESRLHLDYDRMVSSVEDAIMEDQNRNRHRVTPKELLVKSNPSLYAEVSINRQSNNMLSNRRWEIDSRSKDDSNVKQMSRLEAPGPSFPFLSRTSSMNNLHNYPTGKMLRKHHSHSNQDLSGVDRRDHNKYTAALHRQHNYSMEDLRHVSESDKENRRALHFPAIRRERTKTMAPSSFPGSDPSGVNLPNVRSDLSGPLQNGSHGEFRVNHSTKDNFRMNGKPFTQKMEKWFSEIPGEGYDDSRFQENSDSSKSSSQKEKHMNGPSRSQWKVPVLKPMQNIPNKYLELRNEINANGTVNKDTNINRDQYKLRQKYLLQLKMNAAAEERERHLSKLAAEFDHDSRQYTFNTDWCPPTEQNHRYTLEDLARARKQTGDGVRKIDIGEFAIDAYNIKPNSKFTFAHLNSNGLHGTSNDQSNSESVSSNDSGVQRTPERSDPSKTTIVNLEMSRSPKSNKTRHGHLESSSNDHNGLSSLKRPGNSAVTSNTDSSYDTKHSKGYGRSKTVLSKFKTLEVFGNDTKSNKIHEYPDQGKLMGSMLTTEENGSSGSKKPTKVPVYKLDLKAITRKSVKQCPENAENTRALSDNILIPTLSLEFRTGEVVVNRKSGIGASISARNKSPKRNLAQKSSAESESVHELVDRGAGSSYNPDRMGVGSHGTSTITPDIQSSLPNTQEQTGTPIPPPVSDKTSDKVPTPEAVDEGFINGDSPMGNVNDSGKETENKETLQDENNAEAHHVDITPPTELENENSQQIPDEVNEIKNKEYEIQEEMLMESTVQLTEQMPSDQNLGETIETDSKDPDVEAIDIGEIEDKKDIIEDENAEDIITKRDAATSVSTIHKTPRQPADTPIELGETPENDLEEKQNEESVIQEEGTEQNDATVGVVPGRSQSSNV, encoded by the exons ATGGCAACCCAGGTGTGTTTCAGGCCGATTCCTTATCGATTCCCCAGGAGGAAGCGTATCAG ATCATTGAAAGCAGTAACATTTAAGGAAAAACCGGAACCCGCGTTCCACAATTCGCATCCGTTTCCATTTGATCCTGGCCTAGATGTGACATCTCCTGAATTAGAATCCCGCTTACACCTTGACTATGACCGCATGGTATCCAGCGTTGAAGATGCTATTATGGAGGACCAAAACCGAAACCGACATCGTGTCACACCGAAAGAACTTTTGGTGAAGAGCAATCCAAGCCTCTACGCCGAAGTGAGTATAAACCGTCAAAGTAACAATATGCTTTCCAATCGCCGGTGGGAAATAGACTCGCGTAGCAAAGACGATTCAAATGTGAAACAGATGTCCCGACTGGAAGCTCCAGGCCCATCGTTTCCGTTTCTATCCCGAACTAGTAGTATGAACAATCTTCATAATTATCCTACTGGTAAAATGTTACGGAAGCACCATTCACACAGTAACCAGGACCTCTCCGGTGTAGACCGGAGAGACCAcaacaaatataccgcagcgtTACATCGTCAACATAATTATAGTATGGAAGACCTCAGACACGTGAGTGAGTCGGATAAGGAAAACAGAAGGGCGCTCCACTTTCCAGCCATTCGTAGAGAACGCACAAAGACAATGGCTCCAAGTAGCTTCCCTGGGTCAGACCCTTCTGGTGTGAATTTGCCTAATGTTAGATCCGATCTTTCTGGGCCGTTGCAAAACGGTAGTCATGGTGAATTTCGTGTGAATCACTCCACAAAGGACAACTTCCGAATGAACGGGAAACCATTCACTCAAAAGATGGAGAAGTGGTTTTCTGAAATACCTGGTGAGGGATATGATGATTCACGTTTTCAAGAAAATTCGGATAGTTCTAAATCATCTTCACAGAAAGAAAAACACATGAATGGCCCGTCACGATCACAATGGAAGGTTCCTGTGTTAAAACCTATGCAAAACATTCCAAACAAGTACTTAGAGCTTAGGAATGAAATCAATGCAAATGGGACAGTGAACAAGGACACTAATATCAACAGAGACCAGTACAAACTGAGGCAGAAGTATCTACTACAGCTGAAAATGAACGCAGCGGCCGAAGAGCGCGAACGTCATCTGTCAAAACTCGCCGCTGAGTTTGATCATGATTCACGACAATACACTTTTAACACAGACTGGTGTCCTCCAACTGAACAAAATCATAGGTATACACTTGAAGATCTGGCAAGAGCCAGAAAGCAAACAGGTGATGGCGTTAGAAAGATCGACATAGGGGAATTCGCTATCGACGCGTACAATATCAAACCTAACTCCAAATTCACATTTGCACACCTGAATTCTAACGGATTACACGGTACATCCAATGACCAAAGTAATAGCGAATCAGTAAGTTCAAATGACTCAGGAGTCCAGCGGACTCCAGAACGAAGTGATCCATCAAAGACTACTATTGTTAATCTGGAAATGTCTCGTAGTCCTAAATCAAATAAAACCAGACATGGGCATTTAGAAAGTTCTTCTAATGACCACAATGGTTTATCCAGCCTCAAACGGCCAGGTAATAGTGCTGTTACCAGTAACACTGATTCTTCCTATGACACAAAACATAGCAAAGGTTATGGCAGGTCAAAAACTGTGCTTTCCAAATTCAAAACGTTGGAGGTGTTTGGAAATGAtacaaagtcaaataaaatCCATGAATATCCTGATCAAGGAAAGTTAATGGGTTCAATGCTCACAACCGAGGAAAATGGAAGCAGTGGTTCCAAAAAGCCGACAAAAGTGCCAGTTTACAAACTTGATTTAAAAGCGATTACTAGGAAGTCTGTGAAACAATGTCCAGAAAATGCAGAGAATACTAGAGCACTTAGTGACAATATCTTAATTCCTACACTATCTTTAGAATTCCGAACTGGCGAAGTTGTGGTTAATCGGAAGTCTGGTATAGGGGCTAGTATCAGCGCGAGAAATAAGTCGCCGAAAAGGAATCTCGCTCAGAAGTCATCAGCCGAAAGCGAGAGTGTGCATGAACTCGTCGACCGCGGGGCTGGATCTAGTTATAATCCAGACAGAATGGGCGTGGGGAGTCATGGCACAAGTACGATCACACCGGATATTCAAAGTAGCCTCCCAAACACGCAAGAGCAGACTGGAACTCCAATTCCGCCACCTGTATCGGATAAGACCAGCGATAAAGTACCAACTCCAGAAGCTGTAGATGAAGGATTTATCAACGGAGATTCTCCAATGGGAAACGTTAATGATAGTGGCAAAGAAACGGAAAATAAAGAAACTTTGCAGGACGAAAATAATGCAGAGGCACATCACGTAGACATCACGCCCCCAACAGaattagaaaatgaaaattcGCAACAAATTCCAGATGAggtgaatgaaataaaaaataaagaatatgaaATTCAAGAAGAAATGCTGATGGAATCTACTGTTCAGCTAACTGAACAAATGCCTTCGGACCAAAACTTAGGGGAAACCATTGAAACTGATTCTAAAGACCCCGACGTCGAAGCAATTGATATCGGTGAAATAGAAGATAAGAAAGACATTATCGAAGATGAAAACGCGGAAGACATAATTACGAAAAGGGACGCTGCAACATCTGTGTCAACGATACATAAAACCCCGAGACAACCTGCAGATACCCCTATAGAATTAGGAGAAACTCCGGAAAATGATTTGGAAGAAAAACAGAACGAGGAAAGTGTGATTCAGGAAGAGGGAACAGAGCAAAACGATGCGACAGTTGGTGTTGTTCCTGGTAGATCACAGTCCTCTAATGTTTAA
- the LOC138331883 gene encoding uncharacterized protein isoform X2: MERIEVDLMTSLKAVTFKEKPEPAFHNSHPFPFDPGLDVTSPELESRLHLDYDRMVSSVEDAIMEDQNRNRHRVTPKELLVKSNPSLYAEVSINRQSNNMLSNRRWEIDSRSKDDSNVKQMSRLEAPGPSFPFLSRTSSMNNLHNYPTGKMLRKHHSHSNQDLSGVDRRDHNKYTAALHRQHNYSMEDLRHVSESDKENRRALHFPAIRRERTKTMAPSSFPGSDPSGVNLPNVRSDLSGPLQNGSHGEFRVNHSTKDNFRMNGKPFTQKMEKWFSEIPGEGYDDSRFQENSDSSKSSSQKEKHMNGPSRSQWKVPVLKPMQNIPNKYLELRNEINANGTVNKDTNINRDQYKLRQKYLLQLKMNAAAEERERHLSKLAAEFDHDSRQYTFNTDWCPPTEQNHRYTLEDLARARKQTGDGVRKIDIGEFAIDAYNIKPNSKFTFAHLNSNGLHGTSNDQSNSESVSSNDSGVQRTPERSDPSKTTIVNLEMSRSPKSNKTRHGHLESSSNDHNGLSSLKRPGNSAVTSNTDSSYDTKHSKGYGRSKTVLSKFKTLEVFGNDTKSNKIHEYPDQGKLMGSMLTTEENGSSGSKKPTKVPVYKLDLKAITRKSVKQCPENAENTRALSDNILIPTLSLEFRTGEVVVNRKSGIGASISARNKSPKRNLAQKSSAESESVHELVDRGAGSSYNPDRMGVGSHGTSTITPDIQSSLPNTQEQTGTPIPPPVSDKTSDKVPTPEAVDEGFINGDSPMGNVNDSGKETENKETLQDENNAEAHHVDITPPTELENENSQQIPDEVNEIKNKEYEIQEEMLMESTVQLTEQMPSDQNLGETIETDSKDPDVEAIDIGEIEDKKDIIEDENAEDIITKRDAATSVSTIHKTPRQPADTPIELGETPENDLEEKQNEESVIQEEGTEQNDATVGVVPGRSQSSNV, from the coding sequence ATCATTGAAAGCAGTAACATTTAAGGAAAAACCGGAACCCGCGTTCCACAATTCGCATCCGTTTCCATTTGATCCTGGCCTAGATGTGACATCTCCTGAATTAGAATCCCGCTTACACCTTGACTATGACCGCATGGTATCCAGCGTTGAAGATGCTATTATGGAGGACCAAAACCGAAACCGACATCGTGTCACACCGAAAGAACTTTTGGTGAAGAGCAATCCAAGCCTCTACGCCGAAGTGAGTATAAACCGTCAAAGTAACAATATGCTTTCCAATCGCCGGTGGGAAATAGACTCGCGTAGCAAAGACGATTCAAATGTGAAACAGATGTCCCGACTGGAAGCTCCAGGCCCATCGTTTCCGTTTCTATCCCGAACTAGTAGTATGAACAATCTTCATAATTATCCTACTGGTAAAATGTTACGGAAGCACCATTCACACAGTAACCAGGACCTCTCCGGTGTAGACCGGAGAGACCAcaacaaatataccgcagcgtTACATCGTCAACATAATTATAGTATGGAAGACCTCAGACACGTGAGTGAGTCGGATAAGGAAAACAGAAGGGCGCTCCACTTTCCAGCCATTCGTAGAGAACGCACAAAGACAATGGCTCCAAGTAGCTTCCCTGGGTCAGACCCTTCTGGTGTGAATTTGCCTAATGTTAGATCCGATCTTTCTGGGCCGTTGCAAAACGGTAGTCATGGTGAATTTCGTGTGAATCACTCCACAAAGGACAACTTCCGAATGAACGGGAAACCATTCACTCAAAAGATGGAGAAGTGGTTTTCTGAAATACCTGGTGAGGGATATGATGATTCACGTTTTCAAGAAAATTCGGATAGTTCTAAATCATCTTCACAGAAAGAAAAACACATGAATGGCCCGTCACGATCACAATGGAAGGTTCCTGTGTTAAAACCTATGCAAAACATTCCAAACAAGTACTTAGAGCTTAGGAATGAAATCAATGCAAATGGGACAGTGAACAAGGACACTAATATCAACAGAGACCAGTACAAACTGAGGCAGAAGTATCTACTACAGCTGAAAATGAACGCAGCGGCCGAAGAGCGCGAACGTCATCTGTCAAAACTCGCCGCTGAGTTTGATCATGATTCACGACAATACACTTTTAACACAGACTGGTGTCCTCCAACTGAACAAAATCATAGGTATACACTTGAAGATCTGGCAAGAGCCAGAAAGCAAACAGGTGATGGCGTTAGAAAGATCGACATAGGGGAATTCGCTATCGACGCGTACAATATCAAACCTAACTCCAAATTCACATTTGCACACCTGAATTCTAACGGATTACACGGTACATCCAATGACCAAAGTAATAGCGAATCAGTAAGTTCAAATGACTCAGGAGTCCAGCGGACTCCAGAACGAAGTGATCCATCAAAGACTACTATTGTTAATCTGGAAATGTCTCGTAGTCCTAAATCAAATAAAACCAGACATGGGCATTTAGAAAGTTCTTCTAATGACCACAATGGTTTATCCAGCCTCAAACGGCCAGGTAATAGTGCTGTTACCAGTAACACTGATTCTTCCTATGACACAAAACATAGCAAAGGTTATGGCAGGTCAAAAACTGTGCTTTCCAAATTCAAAACGTTGGAGGTGTTTGGAAATGAtacaaagtcaaataaaatCCATGAATATCCTGATCAAGGAAAGTTAATGGGTTCAATGCTCACAACCGAGGAAAATGGAAGCAGTGGTTCCAAAAAGCCGACAAAAGTGCCAGTTTACAAACTTGATTTAAAAGCGATTACTAGGAAGTCTGTGAAACAATGTCCAGAAAATGCAGAGAATACTAGAGCACTTAGTGACAATATCTTAATTCCTACACTATCTTTAGAATTCCGAACTGGCGAAGTTGTGGTTAATCGGAAGTCTGGTATAGGGGCTAGTATCAGCGCGAGAAATAAGTCGCCGAAAAGGAATCTCGCTCAGAAGTCATCAGCCGAAAGCGAGAGTGTGCATGAACTCGTCGACCGCGGGGCTGGATCTAGTTATAATCCAGACAGAATGGGCGTGGGGAGTCATGGCACAAGTACGATCACACCGGATATTCAAAGTAGCCTCCCAAACACGCAAGAGCAGACTGGAACTCCAATTCCGCCACCTGTATCGGATAAGACCAGCGATAAAGTACCAACTCCAGAAGCTGTAGATGAAGGATTTATCAACGGAGATTCTCCAATGGGAAACGTTAATGATAGTGGCAAAGAAACGGAAAATAAAGAAACTTTGCAGGACGAAAATAATGCAGAGGCACATCACGTAGACATCACGCCCCCAACAGaattagaaaatgaaaattcGCAACAAATTCCAGATGAggtgaatgaaataaaaaataaagaatatgaaATTCAAGAAGAAATGCTGATGGAATCTACTGTTCAGCTAACTGAACAAATGCCTTCGGACCAAAACTTAGGGGAAACCATTGAAACTGATTCTAAAGACCCCGACGTCGAAGCAATTGATATCGGTGAAATAGAAGATAAGAAAGACATTATCGAAGATGAAAACGCGGAAGACATAATTACGAAAAGGGACGCTGCAACATCTGTGTCAACGATACATAAAACCCCGAGACAACCTGCAGATACCCCTATAGAATTAGGAGAAACTCCGGAAAATGATTTGGAAGAAAAACAGAACGAGGAAAGTGTGATTCAGGAAGAGGGAACAGAGCAAAACGATGCGACAGTTGGTGTTGTTCCTGGTAGATCACAGTCCTCTAATGTTTAA